In Flagellatimonas centrodinii, a single window of DNA contains:
- the rplO gene encoding 50S ribosomal protein L15, whose protein sequence is MKLNTIKPAAGAKKARTRVGRGIGSGLGKTAGRGHKGQHARKGGYHKVGFEGGQMPIQRRLPKRGFTSQQALTRAELTLSKLEKMKATEIDLATLIAEGVVRRDTLTAKVVKSGSITRAITLKGVLVTKGAREAITAAGGSIAE, encoded by the coding sequence ATGAAACTGAATACCATCAAACCCGCTGCCGGCGCCAAGAAGGCCCGGACGCGCGTCGGCCGGGGCATCGGGTCCGGGCTCGGCAAGACTGCGGGTCGCGGTCACAAGGGTCAACACGCGCGCAAGGGTGGCTACCACAAGGTCGGCTTCGAAGGCGGCCAGATGCCCATCCAGCGGCGCTTGCCAAAGCGCGGCTTCACTTCGCAGCAGGCGCTGACCCGCGCCGAGTTGACCTTGTCGAAGCTCGAGAAGATGAAGGCGACCGAAATCGATCTCGCCACCCTCATCGCTGAAGGTGTGGTCCGTCGCGATACGCTGACCGCCAAGGTCGTGAAGTCCGGCTCGATCACCCGTGCCATTACCCTCAAAGGGGTGCTGGTGACCAAGGGCGCACGTGAAGCGATTACTGCCGCTGGCGGCAGCATCGCCGAGTAA
- the rplB gene encoding 50S ribosomal protein L2 encodes MALIQMKPTSPGQRHVVRVVTPGLHKGAPYAPLLEKKSHSGGRNNNGHMTTRHKGGGHKQHYRMVDFKRAKDGIPAKVERIEYDPNRSAHIALLLFADGERRYIIAPRGVAAGDVLQNGAEAPIKAGNCLPIRNIPVGSTIHCIEMRPGKGAQIARSAGAAVQLVAREGQYATVRLRSGEMRKVLTECRATIGEVSNADHNLRQYGKAGAKRWKGIRPTVRGVVMNPVDHPHGGGEGRSGQGNPHPVTPWGQQTKGLKTRNNKRTQQFIVRSRHKKK; translated from the coding sequence ATGGCATTGATCCAGATGAAGCCCACGTCGCCCGGACAGCGTCACGTTGTCCGCGTGGTGACGCCGGGCCTGCACAAGGGTGCGCCGTACGCGCCCCTACTCGAAAAGAAGAGCCATTCCGGCGGCCGCAACAACAACGGCCACATGACCACGCGCCACAAGGGCGGCGGTCACAAGCAGCACTACCGGATGGTCGACTTCAAGCGCGCCAAGGACGGTATTCCCGCCAAGGTCGAACGCATCGAATATGACCCCAACCGTTCGGCTCACATCGCCCTGCTGCTGTTCGCAGACGGCGAGCGCCGCTACATCATCGCACCGCGGGGCGTGGCCGCTGGCGACGTGCTGCAGAATGGTGCCGAAGCGCCGATCAAGGCCGGCAACTGCCTGCCGATTCGCAACATCCCGGTCGGTTCGACGATCCATTGCATCGAGATGCGTCCCGGCAAGGGCGCGCAGATCGCCCGCTCCGCCGGCGCTGCGGTGCAGCTGGTCGCTCGCGAAGGTCAGTACGCCACCGTGCGTCTGCGCTCCGGCGAGATGCGCAAGGTATTGACCGAATGCCGCGCGACCATTGGTGAAGTCAGCAATGCCGACCACAACCTGCGCCAGTACGGCAAGGCCGGCGCCAAGCGCTGGAAGGGCATTCGCCCGACCGTCCGCGGCGTGGTGATGAACCCGGTCGACCACCCGCACGGCGGTGGTGAAGGTCGCTCCGGGCAGGGTAACCCGCATCCCGTGACGCCTTGGGGTCAGCAGACCAAGGGCCTCAAGACCCGCAACAACAAGCGCACGCAGCAGTTCATCGTGCGTAGCCGTCACAAGAAGAAGTAA
- the rplX gene encoding 50S ribosomal protein L24 — translation MNKIKKGDEVVVIAGKDKGRRGQVEQVFANGKLLVDGINVAKKHQRPNPQAGVAGGVVEKTLPIDRSNVMVWNPKAEKGDRVSIVTEGEGADQRKVRVFKSTKTPVDA, via the coding sequence ATGAACAAGATCAAGAAGGGCGACGAAGTCGTCGTCATCGCCGGCAAGGACAAGGGACGTCGCGGCCAGGTTGAGCAGGTGTTTGCCAACGGCAAGCTGCTGGTCGACGGCATCAATGTCGCCAAGAAGCACCAGCGTCCCAACCCGCAGGCGGGCGTGGCCGGTGGTGTGGTCGAGAAGACCCTGCCGATCGACCGCTCCAACGTGATGGTCTGGAACCCGAAAGCCGAGAAGGGTGATCGCGTGTCGATCGTCACCGAAGGCGAGGGTGCCGATCAGCGCAAGGTGCGCGTGTTCAAGTCCACCAAGACCCCCGTGGACGCTTAA
- the rpsM gene encoding 30S ribosomal protein S13, whose protein sequence is MARIAGVNIPDKKHAVVALRAIYGVGATRAKQICTAAGIDPTIQIRQLTEEEVEKLRAAVGAFVVEGDLRREVSMSIKRLMDLGCYRGLRHRRGLPVRGQRTRTNARTRKGPRRAVKK, encoded by the coding sequence ATGGCACGTATCGCGGGGGTCAATATCCCGGATAAGAAGCACGCAGTCGTCGCCCTTCGCGCCATTTATGGCGTGGGGGCCACCCGTGCAAAGCAGATCTGCACGGCGGCGGGTATCGATCCGACGATCCAGATTCGGCAACTGACCGAAGAAGAGGTCGAAAAGCTGCGTGCAGCTGTCGGTGCCTTCGTGGTGGAGGGCGACCTCCGTCGTGAGGTGTCGATGAGCATCAAGCGCCTGATGGACCTTGGCTGCTACCGCGGTCTGCGGCATCGCCGCGGCCTGCCGGTACGTGGCCAGCGCACCCGGACCAACGCACGGACCCGCAAGGGCCCCCGGCGTGCGGTCAAGAAGTAA
- the rpsE gene encoding 30S ribosomal protein S5, producing MHYDDSQSGNDLKEKLVTVNRVSKTVKGGKQFAFTALTVVGDGAGRVGFGYGKAREVPAAIAKAMDQAKKNMITVALRGGTVQHEIWGEHGASRVFLRPASDGTGVIAGGAMRAVFEVAGVHNILSKSFGSRNPINTVRATIDALKKMNMPSEIAAKRGKTVEEILGA from the coding sequence ATGCACTACGACGATTCACAGTCGGGTAATGACCTGAAAGAGAAGCTGGTCACCGTCAATCGCGTGTCAAAGACGGTCAAGGGCGGCAAGCAATTCGCCTTCACCGCGCTGACCGTGGTCGGTGACGGTGCCGGCCGTGTCGGCTTCGGCTACGGCAAGGCGCGTGAAGTGCCGGCCGCCATCGCCAAGGCGATGGACCAGGCCAAGAAGAACATGATTACGGTTGCGCTTCGGGGTGGTACCGTGCAGCACGAAATCTGGGGTGAGCATGGCGCCAGCCGCGTGTTTCTGCGCCCGGCCTCTGATGGTACCGGCGTGATTGCCGGGGGTGCGATGCGCGCCGTGTTCGAAGTGGCCGGGGTGCACAACATCCTGTCCAAGTCGTTCGGCTCACGGAACCCGATCAACACGGTGCGTGCGACCATCGACGCGCTCAAGAAAATGAATATGCCGTCCGAGATTGCCGCCAAACGCGGCAAGACGGTCGAAGAGATCCTGGGGGCCTGA
- the rpsH gene encoding 30S ribosomal protein S8 has product MSMHDPIADFLTRIRNGQMARQKQIVSPSSKVKEAIAKVLKDEGYIAEYNIVSVEGNKKVITVALKYFEGKPVIERLQRVSRPALRIYKNKDELPKVLGGLGVAIISTPSGVVSDRAARAAGHGGEVLCIVA; this is encoded by the coding sequence ATGAGCATGCATGATCCCATCGCTGACTTCCTGACCCGCATCCGCAACGGCCAGATGGCCCGCCAGAAGCAGATCGTCTCCCCGTCCTCCAAGGTCAAGGAAGCGATTGCCAAGGTTCTCAAGGACGAGGGCTACATCGCCGAGTACAACATCGTCTCGGTCGAGGGCAACAAGAAAGTCATTACCGTTGCACTCAAGTATTTCGAGGGCAAGCCGGTCATCGAGCGTCTGCAGCGCGTGAGTCGCCCTGCATTGCGCATTTACAAAAACAAGGACGAGCTGCCGAAGGTGCTGGGTGGTCTCGGTGTCGCCATCATTTCCACGCCGTCAGGTGTGGTCAGTGATCGCGCGGCACGTGCCGCCGGGCACGGCGGCGAAGTGCTCTGCATCGTCGCCTAA
- the rpsN gene encoding 30S ribosomal protein S14, translating into MAKTNMIEREKKRAKLVAKLGKKREELRVLIANPETSMEDRLAAVVRLQKMPRDASYTRQRNRCKLTGRSRGVYAKFGLGRHKLREAAMRGEVPGLKKASW; encoded by the coding sequence ATGGCCAAGACGAACATGATCGAGCGCGAAAAGAAGCGCGCCAAGCTGGTCGCCAAGCTGGGCAAGAAGCGTGAGGAACTGCGCGTGTTGATCGCCAACCCCGAGACGTCGATGGAAGATCGTCTGGCGGCCGTGGTGCGTCTGCAGAAGATGCCGCGTGACGCCAGTTACACCCGTCAGCGCAATCGCTGCAAGCTCACCGGCCGCTCGCGCGGCGTGTACGCCAAGTTCGGACTCGGTCGCCACAAGCTGCGTGAAGCAGCGATGCGCGGCGAAGTACCGGGCCTGAAGAAGGCGAGCTGGTAA
- the rpmD gene encoding 50S ribosomal protein L30: MSGSKQIKLTLQKSLAKRLPRHVACAHGLGLRNRHQTVTVAATPENMGMVNKVAYLLKVEEV; the protein is encoded by the coding sequence ATGTCTGGCAGCAAACAGATCAAGTTGACGCTGCAGAAGAGCCTGGCCAAGCGCCTGCCCCGCCACGTGGCCTGTGCCCACGGCCTGGGTCTGCGCAACCGCCATCAGACCGTCACCGTCGCCGCCACGCCCGAGAACATGGGCATGGTGAACAAGGTGGCCTACCTCCTCAAAGTGGAAGAGGTTTGA
- the rpsC gene encoding 30S ribosomal protein S3: MGHKVNPTGFRLGISTQWTSNWYAEKATYGENLNKDIAVRSFLTKKLAQANVSKIQIERPAKSARIIIHTARPGIVIGKKGEDIEKLKVEVAALLQLKPEVVHITVEEIRKPELDAKLVADSIAQQLERRIMFRRAMKRAVQNAMRQGAGGIKIQVGGRLNGAEIARTEWYREGRVPLHTLRAFVDYGTSEARTTYGIIGIKVWVFNGEVFDNSRGTRKEEAAEAVTA; this comes from the coding sequence ATGGGTCATAAAGTCAATCCAACCGGTTTCCGTCTCGGCATTTCCACTCAGTGGACGTCGAACTGGTATGCCGAAAAGGCCACCTACGGCGAAAACCTGAACAAGGACATCGCCGTGCGCAGCTTCCTCACCAAGAAGCTGGCGCAGGCCAACGTGTCCAAGATTCAGATCGAACGTCCTGCCAAGTCGGCTCGCATCATCATCCATACGGCGCGTCCGGGGATCGTGATCGGCAAGAAGGGTGAGGACATCGAGAAGCTGAAGGTTGAAGTCGCCGCGCTGCTGCAGTTGAAGCCGGAAGTGGTGCACATCACCGTCGAGGAGATCCGCAAGCCGGAGCTCGACGCCAAGCTGGTCGCCGACAGCATTGCGCAGCAGCTGGAGCGCCGCATCATGTTCCGTCGCGCCATGAAGCGTGCGGTGCAGAACGCCATGCGTCAGGGTGCCGGTGGCATCAAGATCCAGGTCGGCGGCCGCCTCAACGGCGCTGAAATTGCGCGGACCGAGTGGTACCGCGAAGGTCGTGTGCCGCTTCACACCCTGCGTGCCTTCGTTGACTACGGCACCTCTGAAGCCCGCACCACCTACGGCATCATCGGCATCAAGGTGTGGGTGTTCAACGGCGAGGTGTTCGACAACAGCCGTGGTACCCGCAAAGAAGAAGCCGCTGAGGCCGTCACGGCCTAA
- the rpsS gene encoding 30S ribosomal protein S19 gives MPRSIKKGPFVDHHLAKKVEELANARVKKPIKTWSRRSMVTPDMVGLTMQVHNGRQHMPVFITDNMISHKLGEFAPTRTFKGHADKATKK, from the coding sequence ATGCCGCGTTCAATCAAGAAAGGGCCGTTTGTCGATCATCACCTTGCGAAGAAGGTGGAAGAGTTGGCGAATGCCCGTGTGAAGAAGCCGATCAAGACCTGGTCGCGTCGTTCGATGGTGACTCCTGACATGGTCGGTCTGACCATGCAGGTGCACAACGGGCGGCAGCACATGCCGGTCTTCATCACCGACAACATGATCAGCCACAAGCTGGGCGAGTTTGCGCCGACCCGTACGTTCAAGGGTCACGCGGACAAGGCCACCAAGAAGTAA
- the rpmC gene encoding 50S ribosomal protein L29 has translation MKAAEYVKDLRGKSSQELTDELIALRKEQFNLRMQSATGQMNKSHLVGEVRKKIARVKTVMQSQVKAS, from the coding sequence ATGAAAGCGGCCGAATACGTAAAAGACCTCCGCGGCAAGAGTTCGCAGGAGCTGACCGATGAGCTGATCGCCTTGCGCAAGGAGCAGTTCAACCTGCGCATGCAGTCGGCCACCGGTCAGATGAACAAGTCGCACCTCGTGGGTGAAGTGCGCAAGAAGATTGCCCGTGTGAAGACGGTGATGCAGAGCCAGGTGAAGGCGTCATGA
- the secY gene encoding preprotein translocase subunit SecY: MAKNPAAAGMVPDLSKLSEVRGRLFFLLGAILVFRIGSFIPVPGIDPAQMSALFDQQRGTILDMFNMFSGGALARLSVFALGVMPYISASIIVQLLSATVPSLKELKKEGESGRRQITKYTRYGTLALATFQSIGASYALQSSGVAFNPGIGFIFVASVSLITGTMFLMWLGEQITERGIGNGISLLIFAGIVAGFPSALAGTAQLVSEGSISGFTVIVVFALVIAITYGVVVFERAQRRIPVHHARRQQGRKVFAAQTQHLPLKLNMSGVIPPIFASSIILFPASIVQFAGGDTPGGVLQQVVNALSPGNALYTLLYAALIVFFCFFYTALVFDSRETADNLKKSGAFVPGVRPGVHTARFIDNVLTRLTVVGAAYITVVCLFPEILRSFYPGIPFYLGGTSLLITVVVVMDFMAQLQAHLMSHQYEGLLKKANLKNPGAGMLR, translated from the coding sequence ATGGCCAAGAACCCCGCCGCCGCCGGAATGGTGCCCGACCTCAGCAAGTTGTCTGAGGTTCGTGGCCGCCTGTTTTTCCTGCTCGGGGCCATCCTGGTATTCCGGATCGGTAGCTTCATACCGGTTCCGGGGATCGATCCCGCGCAGATGTCCGCGCTGTTCGATCAGCAGCGCGGCACCATCCTCGACATGTTCAACATGTTCTCCGGGGGTGCATTGGCGCGGTTGTCGGTGTTCGCGCTCGGCGTGATGCCGTACATCTCGGCCTCGATCATCGTCCAGTTGCTGTCGGCGACGGTGCCGTCGCTGAAGGAGCTGAAGAAGGAAGGCGAGTCCGGACGTCGGCAGATCACCAAGTACACCCGGTATGGCACGCTGGCGTTGGCCACCTTCCAGTCGATTGGTGCGTCGTATGCGCTGCAGAGCAGCGGGGTGGCGTTCAATCCGGGGATCGGCTTCATCTTCGTCGCCTCGGTGAGCCTGATTACCGGCACCATGTTCCTGATGTGGCTGGGCGAGCAGATCACCGAGCGCGGCATCGGCAACGGCATCTCCCTGCTGATCTTTGCCGGCATCGTTGCAGGGTTCCCAAGCGCGCTGGCGGGCACCGCGCAGCTGGTGAGCGAGGGTTCGATCAGTGGTTTCACCGTCATTGTGGTGTTTGCGCTGGTGATTGCGATCACCTACGGCGTGGTGGTGTTCGAACGAGCGCAGCGTCGGATTCCCGTGCATCATGCCCGCCGCCAACAGGGCCGCAAGGTGTTCGCTGCCCAGACCCAGCACTTGCCGTTGAAGCTGAACATGTCCGGGGTGATTCCGCCGATCTTCGCCAGCTCGATCATTCTGTTCCCGGCATCGATCGTGCAGTTTGCCGGCGGGGATACCCCAGGTGGTGTCCTGCAGCAGGTGGTGAATGCGCTGTCACCGGGCAATGCGCTGTACACCCTGTTGTACGCGGCGTTGATCGTGTTCTTCTGCTTCTTCTACACCGCGCTGGTGTTCGACTCGCGGGAAACCGCTGACAATCTGAAGAAGTCGGGTGCGTTCGTGCCCGGGGTTCGCCCCGGTGTGCACACGGCCCGCTTCATCGACAACGTGCTGACTCGCCTGACGGTGGTTGGCGCGGCTTACATCACCGTGGTCTGTCTGTTCCCGGAGATTCTCCGGTCGTTCTACCCGGGGATTCCGTTCTATCTCGGTGGCACCTCGCTGTTGATCACCGTGGTGGTTGTGATGGACTTCATGGCGCAGCTTCAGGCGCACTTGATGTCGCATCAGTATGAGGGTTTGCTGAAGAAGGCAAACCTCAAAAATCCAGGCGCCGGGATGCTCCGCTGA
- the rplN gene encoding 50S ribosomal protein L14 has translation MIQQESFLQAADNSGAKLVQVIQVKGSTRRRYAGVGDLVKVTVKDAIPRGKVKKGEVHDAVVVRTRHAIRRPDGSAIRFDSNAAVLLSSKGEPLGTRIFGPVTRELRERFMKIVSLAPEVM, from the coding sequence ATGATTCAACAGGAATCCTTCCTGCAGGCTGCCGACAACAGCGGCGCCAAGCTGGTTCAGGTGATTCAGGTGAAGGGCAGCACCCGCCGCCGTTACGCCGGTGTCGGCGACCTGGTCAAGGTCACCGTCAAGGACGCCATTCCCCGCGGCAAGGTGAAGAAGGGCGAAGTGCACGACGCCGTTGTGGTCCGCACCCGCCATGCCATCCGCCGCCCGGACGGCTCCGCCATCCGTTTTGACAGCAACGCCGCCGTGCTGCTTTCCAGCAAGGGCGAGCCGCTGGGCACCCGTATCTTCGGGCCGGTCACGCGTGAATTGCGTGAGCGTTTCATGAAGATCGTGTCGCTCGCGCCGGAAGTGATGTGA
- the rplW gene encoding 50S ribosomal protein L23 has protein sequence MNAERIHQIILAPMISEKATRVAEKANQAVFKVAGDADKLEIKTAVEQLFSVKVTGVRTLNVKGKNKRFGQRIGRRSDWKKAYVSLAEGQEIDFVGNAN, from the coding sequence ATGAACGCAGAACGCATCCATCAAATCATTCTCGCTCCGATGATTTCGGAGAAGGCGACCCGGGTGGCCGAAAAGGCCAACCAGGCCGTTTTCAAGGTTGCCGGCGACGCCGACAAGCTCGAAATCAAGACCGCGGTTGAGCAGCTCTTCAGCGTCAAGGTGACCGGTGTCCGGACCCTCAACGTCAAGGGCAAGAACAAGCGCTTCGGTCAGCGCATCGGCCGCCGTTCCGACTGGAAGAAGGCGTACGTGTCGCTGGCGGAAGGCCAGGAAATCGACTTCGTCGGCAACGCGAACTAA
- the rplE gene encoding 50S ribosomal protein L5 has product MSNLQTYYFDQVVPKLRKDLGLGAMEVPRVSKVTLNMGVGEATMDRKVIEHAVSDMTAIAGQKPVITKSRLAVAGFKIRENYPVGVMVTLRRERMYEFLERLITVALPRVRDFRGVKVSGFDGRGNFNFGVTEQIIFPEIDYDKVDATRGMNISITTTAKDDAQGQALLEAFGFPFRK; this is encoded by the coding sequence ATGTCAAACCTGCAAACCTATTATTTCGACCAGGTCGTGCCGAAGCTCCGCAAGGATCTCGGTCTCGGTGCGATGGAAGTGCCGCGCGTCAGCAAGGTCACCCTCAACATGGGTGTCGGTGAAGCCACGATGGATCGCAAGGTCATCGAGCACGCTGTCTCCGACATGACTGCCATCGCCGGGCAGAAGCCCGTGATCACCAAGTCGCGCCTGGCCGTGGCCGGATTCAAGATCCGCGAGAACTACCCGGTCGGCGTGATGGTGACGCTGCGTCGGGAACGTATGTATGAGTTCCTCGAACGCCTGATCACCGTCGCACTGCCGCGCGTGCGCGACTTCCGCGGCGTCAAGGTCAGCGGCTTCGATGGCCGTGGCAATTTCAACTTCGGGGTGACCGAGCAGATCATCTTCCCCGAGATCGATTACGACAAGGTTGATGCGACCCGCGGCATGAACATCTCCATCACCACGACGGCGAAGGACGACGCACAGGGCCAGGCCCTGCTCGAAGCGTTCGGCTTCCCGTTCCGCAAGTAA
- the rplP gene encoding 50S ribosomal protein L16, with product MMQPKRTKFRKQMKGHNRGLTFNGNKVSFGDFGLKSTEHGRITARQIESARRVITRYVKRGGKLWIRIFPDVPVTKKPLEVRMGSGKGNVEYWVAKVQPGKMLYEMEGVTEAEAREAFRLAAAKLSVKTTFVNRTIL from the coding sequence ATGATGCAACCGAAGCGGACCAAGTTCCGCAAGCAGATGAAGGGCCACAACCGGGGCCTGACCTTCAACGGCAACAAGGTGAGCTTTGGCGATTTCGGCCTCAAGTCCACCGAGCACGGCCGGATCACCGCGCGCCAGATCGAATCTGCCCGCCGGGTGATCACCCGCTACGTGAAGCGCGGCGGCAAGCTGTGGATCCGGATCTTCCCGGATGTGCCCGTTACCAAGAAGCCGCTGGAAGTGCGCATGGGCTCGGGCAAGGGCAACGTCGAATACTGGGTTGCCAAGGTGCAGCCCGGCAAGATGCTCTATGAAATGGAAGGCGTCACCGAAGCTGAGGCGCGTGAGGCGTTCCGTCTCGCAGCTGCCAAGCTGTCGGTGAAGACCACCTTCGTCAACCGGACGATCCTGTAA
- the rpmJ gene encoding 50S ribosomal protein L36: protein MKVRASVKKICRNCKVIRRNGVVRVICTDLRHKQRQG, encoded by the coding sequence ATGAAAGTCCGTGCTTCAGTCAAGAAAATCTGCCGGAACTGCAAAGTAATCCGTCGCAACGGCGTAGTGCGGGTGATCTGCACTGACCTGCGGCACAAGCAGCGGCAGGGCTGA
- the rpsQ gene encoding 30S ribosomal protein S17 translates to MSEQQSATIAADRRIVGKVTSAKPNKTITVLVERSERHPLYGKFIRRSTKLHAHDENNECGEGDLVAIIETRPLSRLKRFKLVEVITKAGVVS, encoded by the coding sequence ATGAGCGAACAGCAGAGTGCAACCATCGCGGCCGACCGCCGCATCGTCGGCAAGGTCACCAGCGCCAAACCGAACAAGACCATCACCGTGTTGGTTGAGCGCAGCGAGCGTCATCCGCTGTACGGCAAGTTCATCCGCCGTTCGACCAAGCTTCACGCGCACGATGAGAACAACGAGTGCGGTGAAGGTGACCTGGTCGCCATCATCGAGACCCGCCCGCTGTCGCGCCTCAAGCGCTTCAAGCTGGTGGAAGTGATTACCAAGGCCGGGGTGGTGTCATGA
- the rplV gene encoding 50S ribosomal protein L22, whose amino-acid sequence MNTQAVLKFVRMSPQKARLVADMVRGKKVDDAINTLKFSNQRAASVIRKVLESAIANAENNFGADVDELKVREIFVDKGPVMKRIMPRAKGRADRITKPTSHITIRVSDE is encoded by the coding sequence ATGAATACTCAGGCCGTACTCAAGTTTGTCCGTATGTCGCCGCAGAAAGCGCGACTGGTTGCCGACATGGTTCGGGGCAAGAAGGTGGACGACGCCATCAACACGCTGAAGTTTTCGAATCAGCGTGCTGCCAGCGTCATCCGCAAGGTGCTCGAATCGGCGATCGCCAATGCCGAAAACAATTTCGGTGCCGATGTTGACGAGTTGAAGGTTCGTGAAATCTTCGTCGACAAAGGCCCGGTGATGAAGCGCATCATGCCGCGCGCCAAGGGCCGTGCCGATCGCATCACCAAGCCGACCAGCCATATCACCATTCGCGTGAGCGACGAGTAA
- the rplD gene encoding 50S ribosomal protein L4, translating into MDIQMNTAAGSLSVSDAVFGVEYNEALVHQIVTAYMNGGRAGTKAQKSKAMVSGGGKKPWKQKGTGRARAGSIRSPLWRGGGKTFAAVPRDFSQKVNRKMYRGALRSIVSELLRTGNLMIEEQFAVDAPKTQGLLAQLDRVGSRDLLIITGEMDRNLYLSARNIPHVAVCDVEGINPVALLRHQKVLMTSDAVKKLEAWLS; encoded by the coding sequence ATGGATATTCAAATGAACACTGCTGCAGGCTCCCTCAGCGTCTCTGACGCGGTCTTCGGGGTCGAATACAACGAAGCGCTGGTCCACCAGATCGTGACTGCCTACATGAACGGCGGTCGCGCTGGGACCAAGGCGCAGAAGTCAAAAGCCATGGTGTCCGGTGGCGGCAAGAAGCCCTGGAAGCAGAAGGGTACTGGCCGCGCACGTGCGGGCTCTATCCGCTCGCCGCTGTGGCGGGGGGGCGGCAAGACCTTTGCTGCCGTGCCGCGCGACTTCTCCCAGAAGGTCAATCGCAAGATGTATCGCGGCGCCCTGCGCTCGATCGTCTCCGAGTTGCTGCGCACCGGCAACCTGATGATCGAAGAACAGTTCGCGGTTGATGCGCCGAAGACCCAAGGTCTTTTGGCCCAGCTTGATCGGGTCGGTTCCCGTGACCTGCTGATCATCACTGGCGAAATGGACCGCAATCTGTACCTCTCCGCACGCAACATTCCGCATGTTGCCGTCTGCGACGTCGAGGGCATCAATCCGGTGGCGCTGCTGCGTCATCAGAAGGTGCTGATGACCAGCGACGCGGTGAAAAAGCTCGAGGCATGGCTGTCATGA
- the rplF gene encoding 50S ribosomal protein L6 yields MSRVAKNPLKLPAGVQITADGGVVTVKGAQASLSLPLPKGVALEIKDGELTMSPDSIVREPAKTGTVRAIIGNMVVGVTTGYERKLQLVGVGYRAQTQGKVVNLSLGFSHPIAYPIPEGITVETPSQTEVVVKGADKHMVGQVAADIRGFRPPEPYKGKGVRYLNEKVVMKEAKKK; encoded by the coding sequence ATGTCACGAGTCGCAAAGAATCCGCTGAAACTGCCGGCAGGCGTGCAGATCACCGCTGACGGCGGTGTGGTCACCGTGAAGGGTGCCCAGGCGTCGCTGAGTCTGCCGTTGCCCAAGGGCGTGGCCCTTGAGATCAAGGACGGCGAGCTGACCATGAGCCCCGATTCGATCGTCCGGGAGCCGGCCAAGACCGGTACCGTGCGCGCCATTATCGGCAACATGGTGGTCGGCGTGACGACCGGCTACGAGCGCAAGCTGCAGCTCGTGGGCGTCGGTTATCGCGCCCAGACGCAGGGCAAGGTGGTCAACCTGTCGCTTGGCTTTTCGCATCCGATCGCCTACCCGATTCCGGAAGGCATCACGGTGGAGACGCCGTCGCAGACTGAAGTTGTCGTGAAGGGTGCAGACAAGCACATGGTCGGCCAGGTGGCCGCCGATATTCGTGGGTTCCGTCCCCCCGAGCCCTACAAGGGCAAGGGCGTGCGTTACCTGAATGAAAAAGTTGTGATGAAGGAAGCCAAGAAGAAATAA
- the rplR gene encoding 50S ribosomal protein L18, with product MKDKKTTRIRRARRTRSHIRELGVHRLCVHRTPRHIYAQVIAPDAGTTVASASTVEKIDLENGTGNVDAAKRVGALIAERAKAAGVTQVAFDRSGFKYHGRIRALADAAREAGLEF from the coding sequence ATGAAAGACAAGAAAACCACCCGCATCCGCCGCGCGCGGCGTACCCGGTCGCATATCCGCGAACTGGGCGTGCATCGTCTGTGCGTGCATCGCACCCCGCGTCACATCTATGCGCAGGTGATTGCCCCGGATGCCGGGACCACCGTGGCATCCGCCTCCACCGTCGAGAAAATCGATCTGGAGAACGGCACTGGCAACGTCGATGCCGCCAAGCGGGTCGGCGCGCTGATTGCCGAGCGTGCCAAGGCTGCCGGCGTCACGCAGGTCGCATTCGACCGGTCTGGTTTCAAGTATCACGGTCGAATCCGTGCGCTGGCCGATGCCGCGCGCGAAGCCGGCCTGGAGTTCTAA